A genomic region of Melopsittacus undulatus isolate bMelUnd1 chromosome 5, bMelUnd1.mat.Z, whole genome shotgun sequence contains the following coding sequences:
- the RINT1 gene encoding RAD50-interacting protein 1 produces MKSVAENEDMATIAVGKKEVTRDLDHCDIPYYVSEFVEREVGNDYDSLRKLDNLIDKLSENKQQLEEQVLTVSSEVPKRIQNALKNAEDSKKSLNRLLEEETLLSESINSHLEKAQPWMEELHVLISQVEEIERHLAYLKWISRIEELSDSIQQYLMTNSVPEAASTLAFMAELDIKLQESSCSHLLAFMRSTVKFWHKILKDKLSSGFEEVLAQLSWPFVGPPQSQAFGLPAPASAPDVYNNLEMLFCQLLKLQTSDELLTKPKQLPEKYSLPPSPPIILPIQIMLNPLQKRFKYHFTGNKQTNVLNKPEWYLTQVLMWIGNHAKFLDDKIQPILDKAGSSVNAGLEFSRGLVMLILEKLAADIPCLLYDDALFCHLVDEVLLFERELYSVHGYLSSLPSCMHILSEESCFQRWLTVEKKFALQKMDSMLSSEAAWVSQYKDITDVDEMKVPDCAETFMTLLLVITDRYKNLPTASRKLQFLGLQKELVDDFRIRLTQVMKEETRASLGFRYCAILNAVNYIATVLADWADNVFFLQLQQAELEVHVESSAVSKLQLGQLASMESSVFDEMINLLERLKHDMLTRQVDHVFREVKDAAKLYKKERWLSLPSQAEQAVMSLSSTACPMLLTLRDRLLQLEEQLCHSLFKIFWQMLAEKVDLYIYQEIIMANHFNEGGAAQLQFDMSRNLFPLFSHYCKRPENYFKHIKEACIILNLNVGSALLLKDVLQSAADNETFKPNQPSAIAALNELGVYKLAQQDVEILLNLRASWPNTGK; encoded by the exons ATGAAAAG TGTTGCAGAGAATGAAGACATGGCAACCATTGCTgttggaaagaaagaagtcaCTAGAGATCTAGATCACTGTGATATCCCATACTATGTTTCTGAATTTGTGGAAAGAGAAGTTGGAAATGACTATGACTCTCTGAGGAAGCTAGACAACCTTATTGATAAGCTATCTGAGAATAAACAGCAGTTAGAAGAACAG GTCCTTACAGTTTCATCAGAAGTCCCTAAAAGAATTCAGAATGCCTTGAAGAATGCAGAAGATTCTAAAAAGTCTCTGAATCGGCTTCTGGAGGAAGAAACACTTCTATCTGAGTCAATCAATAGCCACTTAGAGAAAGCTCAGCCCTGGATGGAAGAGCTGCATGTACTGATTAGTCAAGTGGAAGAGATTGAACGACACTTGGCCTATCTTAAATGGATTTCACGAATAGAAGAGCTGAG TGATAGCATTCAGCAATACCTGATGACCAACAGTGTTCCAGAGGCAGCCAGTACTCTCGCATTCATGGCAGAACTGGATATTAAACTTCAGGAGTCATCTTGTTCTCACCTGCTTGCTTTTATGAGATCCACTGTTAAATTCTGGCATAAAATTCTGAAGGACAAGCTGTCGAG TGGCTTTGAAGAGGTCCTAGCCCAGCTTTCCTGGCCGTTTGTGGGGCCACCACAATCTCAGGCATTTGGTCTTCCTGCCCCAGCCAGTGCTCCTGATGTGTACAACAACctggaaatgctgttttgtcAGCTTCTGAAATTGCAAACCTC AGATGAACTGTTAACCAAACCTAAACAGCTGCCAGAAAAGTACTCTTTACCCCCATCGCCACCAATAATCCTTCCAATACAGATCATGCTGAATCCTCTTCAGAAAAGATTTAAGTATCATTTCACTGGAAATAAACAAACCAATGTTTTAAACAAG cCTGAGTGGTATTTAACACAAGTACTCATGTGGATTGGAAATCATGCAAAGTTCCTTGATGACAAAATCCAGCCAATTCTGGACAAGGCAGGATCTTCGGTGAATGCTGGG cttGAATTCTCTCGTGGTCTGGTAATGCTGATTTTGGAGAAGCTGGCTGCTGATATTCCTTGCCTGTTGTATGATGATGCACTCTTTTGTCACCTTGTGGATGAGGTACTTCTGTTTGAGAGAGAGCTATACAGCGTTCATGGTTATCTCAGCAGCTTGCCCAGTTGCATGCATATTCTGTCAGAAGAATCCTGCTTCCAAAGGTGGctaacagtggaaaaaaaat TTGCTCTTCAGAAAATGGACTCCATGCTTTCATCAGAGGCTGCGTGGGTATCACAGTACAAAGACATCACTGATGTAGATGAAATGAAAGTCCCAGACTGTGCCGAAACTTTTATGACTCTGCTGTTAGTTATAACAG ACAGGTATAAGAACCTTCCAACAGCTTCCAGGAAACTGCAGTTCCTTGGCCTGCAGAAGGAGTTAGTTGATGATTTCAGGATACGATTAACTCAAGTGATGAAGGAAGAGACTAGAGCTTCCTTAGGATTCCGATACTGTGCGATCCTCAATGCTGTTAACTATATAGCAACAGTGTTGGCAGACTGGGCTGACAATGTA TTCTTCTTGCAGCTCCAGCAGGCCGAGCTGGAGGTTCACGTGGAAAGCAGTGCTGTCAGTAAGCTCCAGCTAGGGCAGCTGGCTTCGATGGAGAGCTCTGTCTTCGATGAGATGATTAACCTCCTGGAACGCCTGAAGCATGACATGCTGACTCGCCAGGTAGATCATGTCTTCAGAGAGGTCAAAGATGCTGCGAAGCTGTACAAAAAAGAGAG GTGGTTGTCTTTGCCATCTCAAGCAGAGCAAGCCGTGATGTCCCTGTCGAGCACAGCTTGCCCAATGTTGCTGACCCTGCGAGACCGCTTACTACAActggaagagcagctctgccactCGCTGTTCAAGATTTTCTGGCAAATGCTTGCGGAGAAAGTGGATCTGTACATCTATCAGGAA ATAATTATGGCAAACCATTTTAATGAAGGAggagcagcccagctccagTTTGACATGAGCAGGAATCTGTTCCCTTTATTTTCACACTACTGCAAGAGGCCAGAAAACTACTTCAAGCA cATAAAAGAAGCCTGTATTATCCTGAACCTGAACGTTGGTTCTGCCTTGCTTCTGAAGGATGTACTGCAGTCGGCTGCAGACAATGAGACATTCAAGCCAAACCAGCCCTCTGCAATAGCAGCACTAAATGAACTTGGAGTTTACAAATTAGCACAACAAGATGTTGAGATTCTTCTCAACTTGAGAGCTAGTTGgccaaacacaggaaaataa
- the EFCAB10 gene encoding EF-hand calcium-binding domain-containing protein 10 translates to MAAGEQQGRSYLQRHRVPELLHRLCALVLYHRPDSPREFLIQALEKVKAGRRAEGEYPNLMDETNVVAMFSLLDVVGQGHITAAQYREALKTLGLTTEDLQIEDDAIVTLDVFTQEVKKRMLESWAVH, encoded by the exons ATGGCGGCGGGCGAGCAGCAGGGCCGCAGCTACCTGCAGCGGCACCGGGTCCCCGAGCTGCTGCACCGCCTCTGCGCGCTCGTGCTCTACCACAGGCCCG ACAGCCCACGGGAGTTCCTGATCCAGGCGCTGGAAAAGGTGAAGGCCGGGCGGAGAGCAGAGGGCGAGTACCCGAACCTCATGGATGAGACCAACGTGGTGGCCATGTTCAGCTTGCTGGATGTGGTGGGCCAAGGGCACATAACGGCAGCGCAGTACAGGGAAG CTCTTAAAACTTTGGGACTGACCACTGAGGATCTACAGATTGAAGATGATGCGATtgtcacactggatgtattcACACAGGAAGT gaagaaaaggatgctggagagctgggctgtGCATTAG